In Cydia amplana chromosome 2, ilCydAmpl1.1, whole genome shotgun sequence, the following proteins share a genomic window:
- the LOC134661291 gene encoding uncharacterized protein LOC134661291: MSVYIDNLYFSCVYIAIFLANVRNTTDNTALIINLQKALRNLRYVNIHLKTLTIWNIISMLTIVLYFFITFFTTCDKYTMSSILNLFPLMYFDIHIIYTYRMMWIIKEELKMWLNEMQQYRETCLKSAEYKNMPSGNRKFETFQYIFNAFDIYRKVCKVPVNDFRRLCKNVARLKRARFERVRVCGIPLQFRLVLQTIGVITGYTAVILQFNIG, from the exons ATGTCAGTATATATTGACAATCTTTATTTTTCCTGTGTGTATATCGCTATATTCCTAGCTAACGTCAGAAATACCACGGACAATACCGCACTTATTATAAACCTTCAAAAAGCTTTAAGAAATTTACGTTACGTAAATATTCACTTAAAAACGTTAACTATTTGGAACATTATTTCAATGCTTACAattgtgttgtatttttttattactttcttTACTACGTGTGATAAATATACTATGTCATCGATATTAAACCTTTTTCCCCTGATGTATTTCGATATTCACATAATATACACATATCGTATGATGTGGATTATTAAAGAAGAATTAAAAATGTGGTTAAATGAAATGCAACAATATCGGGAAACATGCCTTAAATCGGCGGAGTATAAGAACATGCCAAGCGgaaatagaaaatttgaaacatTCCAATATATTTTCAATGCTTTTGACATATACAGAAAAGTCTGTAAAGTCCCGGTAA ATGACTTTCGGCGATTGTGCAAGAATGTGGCGCGACTGAAACGGGCGCGTTTTGAGCGCGTGCGAGTCTGTGGCATACCACTGCAGTTCAGGCTGGTGTTGCAGACCATTGGAGTGATCACCGGGTACACCGCCGTTATATTGCAGTTTAACATCGGCTAA